In Bacillus sp. DX3.1, the following proteins share a genomic window:
- a CDS encoding aminoglycoside phosphotransferase family protein, with product MDIKDILEELTSNKIIPQATIEYKRLTGGTTSSLYLLEEFNQERYVVKLNEPKVLEEEAYFLDFYKDNHFLTSLQYVDPSNRYIVYSFIPGSTSYVSGNKKEILQTLVRQLINKYKIVPQVDQWGWRDHLVESWRSFLLDRVLTANQVLNSYLEKGAFDLVFELVHSPNRNPCDKEPYLLHGDCGIHNFIFKENQLNGVIDPTPVLGDPIYDLIYAFCSTPDDLTTETLNNAVSQFAFSENKRGKPLYEEVLILLYLRIETCIRHHPGDLEDYLKAWSYWVETVQLD from the coding sequence TTGGATATTAAAGATATTCTTGAGGAATTAACTTCTAATAAAATAATTCCTCAAGCCACTATAGAATATAAGCGGTTAACAGGAGGAACTACAAGTAGTTTATATCTTCTTGAGGAATTTAACCAAGAACGTTATGTTGTGAAGTTGAATGAACCGAAAGTTCTTGAGGAAGAAGCCTATTTTCTTGATTTTTATAAGGACAATCATTTTTTAACTAGTCTTCAGTATGTTGATCCATCAAATAGATACATCGTGTATTCATTTATTCCTGGTTCTACAAGTTATGTTAGTGGAAATAAAAAAGAAATACTACAAACACTTGTGCGACAGCTTATAAACAAATATAAGATTGTTCCCCAAGTGGATCAGTGGGGATGGAGAGATCATCTAGTAGAATCTTGGCGATCTTTTCTTTTGGATAGAGTTCTTACTGCGAATCAAGTTTTAAACTCCTACTTAGAAAAGGGAGCTTTTGACTTAGTTTTTGAATTGGTACATAGTCCTAATAGAAATCCATGTGACAAAGAACCCTATTTATTACATGGAGATTGCGGTATTCATAATTTTATTTTTAAGGAAAATCAGTTAAATGGGGTAATTGATCCTACACCAGTTTTGGGAGATCCAATATATGATTTGATTTATGCATTTTGTTCAACGCCAGACGATTTAACGACAGAAACTTTAAATAATGCAGTAAGTCAATTCGCATTTAGTGAGAACAAAAGGGGAAAGCCCTTATATGAAGAAGTGCTTATTTTGTTATACCTTAGAATAGAGACATGTATAAGACATCATCCCGGAGATTTAGAAGATTATTTAAAAGCATGGAGTTACTGGGTGGAAACCGTACAATTAGATTAA
- a CDS encoding DUF2975 domain-containing protein, whose protein sequence is MKQVTTLFLKLAVIFIGIPVLALCIFLVPKIGNFAGELYPDIAYMKSLVLIDMYAAAIPFYFALYQAFKLLSYIDKNQAFSELSVKALKNIKYCAITISTLYLLGMPLYYLMAERVDPPSIIPIGLVIIFASMVIAVFAAVLQRLLQEAINIKSENDLTV, encoded by the coding sequence ATGAAACAAGTTACGACACTCTTTTTAAAACTAGCTGTTATTTTTATAGGAATCCCAGTTCTTGCATTGTGCATATTTTTGGTGCCTAAGATCGGGAATTTTGCTGGAGAATTGTATCCAGATATTGCTTATATGAAATCTCTCGTTTTAATCGATATGTACGCGGCAGCGATACCTTTTTACTTTGCTCTGTATCAAGCTTTTAAACTTTTAAGCTATATTGATAAGAACCAAGCGTTCTCGGAATTATCGGTAAAGGCTTTAAAGAATATAAAATACTGTGCCATCACGATCAGTACCTTGTACTTGCTAGGTATGCCACTCTACTATCTCATGGCGGAAAGAGTTGACCCTCCAAGTATCATACCAATCGGATTGGTCATTATTTTCGCCTCTATGGTGATCGCCGTTTTTGCTGCTGTTCTCCAAAGACTTTTACAAGAAGCTATTAATATAAAATCAGAAAATGATTTAACGGTCTGA
- a CDS encoding ornithine cyclodeaminase family protein has translation MIHITEEMVKNTYKMKDCLQDVERAFRYYMNDEITTPVRLNVQHSQEEANSLYMPSYVAPIEFASTKIVSIFPQNTQKGKKALQSLIVLTETNSGQHVATIEASYLTTLRTGAMSGIATKHFARQNSSICAIIGCGAQALGQIQAVMEVRSLTHILLINRTMQKAYEFKKQLLSMYPEWNGTIEIIESANEAVSIADIIICSTTSTTPVFDGNNLKNGTHINGIGSYQPHMQELDVTTLQRSNKIIVDTLEGVRHEAGDFLVAIEKNEWDFSNIYSELGDIITGHKNGRTHSDEITLFKSVGVAFLDTVVANSIYQKHKEKSLVK, from the coding sequence ATGATTCACATTACAGAAGAAATGGTAAAAAACACCTATAAAATGAAAGATTGTTTGCAAGATGTTGAAAGAGCTTTTCGTTATTATATGAACGATGAAATCACGACACCCGTACGACTGAATGTCCAGCATTCTCAAGAAGAGGCAAACTCTCTTTATATGCCTTCTTATGTAGCTCCCATTGAATTTGCATCTACGAAAATCGTTAGTATCTTCCCGCAAAATACTCAAAAAGGAAAAAAAGCTTTGCAAAGCTTAATCGTCCTAACAGAAACAAATTCTGGTCAACATGTCGCTACAATTGAAGCTTCTTATTTAACAACACTGCGAACGGGAGCGATGAGTGGAATCGCAACTAAACATTTCGCTCGTCAAAATTCTAGTATCTGTGCCATTATTGGCTGCGGTGCTCAAGCGCTTGGACAAATACAAGCTGTCATGGAAGTACGTTCCCTCACTCATATTCTTCTCATCAATCGAACGATGCAAAAAGCATATGAATTTAAAAAACAATTACTCTCCATGTATCCAGAATGGAATGGAACAATTGAAATTATCGAATCAGCCAATGAGGCTGTTTCGATAGCTGATATTATTATTTGTAGTACAACCTCTACTACTCCTGTATTTGACGGGAATAACTTAAAGAACGGTACGCATATTAACGGGATCGGTTCTTATCAACCTCATATGCAAGAGCTCGATGTAACAACATTGCAGCGCAGTAATAAAATTATTGTTGATACATTAGAAGGTGTTCGCCATGAAGCTGGTGACTTTCTCGTTGCTATTGAAAAGAATGAATGGGACTTTTCTAACATCTACAGCGAACTTGGTGATATTATTACGGGACATAAAAATGGGCGTACACATTCTGATGAAATTACTTTATTTAAATCTGTTGGTGTTGCCTTTTTAGATACAGTTGTAGCTAATTCGATTTATCAAAAACACAAGGAAAAGTCACTCGTAAAGTGA
- a CDS encoding serine hydrolase domain-containing protein, translated as MKILKSTVIFICLLFNAFILFLPVSKVSAEQDIKNTIDNYVETFLEEHRIPGASIAIVHDNDIFYSKAWGVTGETEEKVTTETPFTIGSISKSLTGLAIMKLIEEGTVHLEDPVQKYIPGFTLKDKKAASKITIKHLLTHSSGISTYSGLSISDKGSKDFNAIKNNVESLSNVKLTALPGEKHQYSNANFLILGALIEEVTNQTYSEYMKQQVFLPLGMKSAAADNDSAYKKGYVAGYQSWFGIPRKSSVTYDNGGAPYGYITASAEDMVQYIKFLSRQENDNFITENTMNLYVSPHIQTGENRFYSLGLRITNPNSEEKMIWHSGSTPDSHAEMFFIPKTGWGGVILTNKNHILEEEALPYLKQGIINIINGDEPVDTSSNIPIIQLVTLGIICLLFIIFIYLLVKMKSKKFRKRSIWYISGIIFLVLSIATIPALIYSTDSPWHAIYVFSPDLAYLLIGVVILFALNGLFSIIIAFKQNLQVKYFRS; from the coding sequence ATGAAAATACTAAAATCTACAGTCATTTTTATATGCTTATTATTTAATGCGTTTATTTTATTTCTACCAGTCTCGAAAGTCTCCGCAGAACAAGATATTAAGAACACTATAGACAACTATGTAGAAACCTTTTTAGAAGAACATCGAATTCCAGGAGCTTCTATTGCCATTGTTCATGACAATGATATATTTTATTCTAAAGCATGGGGTGTAACGGGAGAAACTGAGGAAAAAGTAACCACTGAAACTCCCTTTACTATAGGATCGATAAGTAAATCATTAACAGGCTTAGCCATAATGAAATTAATTGAAGAAGGTACCGTTCACCTAGAGGATCCGGTTCAAAAATATATTCCAGGGTTTACACTTAAAGATAAAAAAGCAGCATCCAAAATAACAATCAAACATTTACTTACTCATTCAAGTGGAATAAGTACTTATTCGGGTTTATCAATATCCGACAAAGGATCTAAAGATTTCAATGCTATAAAGAATAATGTGGAAAGTCTATCAAACGTTAAACTTACCGCTCTACCTGGAGAAAAACATCAATATAGTAATGCTAATTTCTTAATTCTCGGTGCTCTCATTGAAGAAGTTACAAATCAAACGTATTCTGAATACATGAAACAGCAAGTGTTTTTACCATTAGGTATGAAAAGTGCAGCAGCTGACAATGATTCGGCGTATAAAAAAGGATATGTTGCTGGTTATCAGTCATGGTTTGGAATCCCTCGGAAAAGTTCGGTAACATATGATAATGGCGGCGCGCCATATGGGTACATAACAGCAAGTGCAGAAGACATGGTTCAATATATAAAATTCCTTAGTCGACAAGAGAATGACAATTTTATAACTGAAAATACTATGAATCTTTATGTATCGCCTCATATTCAAACCGGTGAAAACCGCTTCTATAGCCTAGGATTAAGAATCACAAATCCAAATTCTGAGGAGAAAATGATATGGCATTCAGGTTCAACTCCTGATTCACATGCTGAAATGTTTTTTATACCGAAAACAGGTTGGGGTGGAGTGATTCTTACTAATAAAAATCATATTCTAGAAGAAGAGGCGCTTCCATATTTGAAACAAGGGATTATAAATATAATAAATGGAGATGAACCAGTTGATACGTCTTCAAATATTCCTATTATTCAATTGGTTACACTGGGGATAATTTGCTTGCTTTTTATCATATTCATTTATCTGTTGGTAAAGATGAAATCAAAAAAATTTCGTAAAAGAAGTATATGGTACATTTCCGGTATCATTTTCTTAGTGCTGTCAATTGCTACAATTCCGGCATTAATTTATAGTACGGATTCTCCATGGCATGCGATTTATGTGTTTTCTCCAGATTTAGCTTATTTATTGATTGGAGTAGTTATCTTGTTTGCTCTTAATGGATTGTTTTCTATCATCATCGCTTTTAAACAAAATTTGCAAGTGAAGTATTTTCGCAGTTAA
- a CDS encoding GNAT family N-acetyltransferase: MRVRQVQSEDYVTIHSVLNDWWGGRNMADMLPKLFFVHFQETSFIMEQDGEIAGFLCGFFSQTYIDEAYVHFIGVNPKYRRKGIASALYTYFFDAARANNRHIVKAVTSPVNKKSIQFHRDIGFEIEVGDGEIEGVSVHKNYDGKGGSRVLFTKRV; encoded by the coding sequence ATGAGAGTGAGACAAGTTCAATCAGAAGATTATGTAACCATTCATTCCGTTCTGAACGATTGGTGGGGTGGGAGAAACATGGCAGATATGCTGCCAAAACTTTTCTTCGTTCATTTTCAAGAAACGAGTTTTATTATGGAACAAGATGGTGAGATTGCCGGATTTTTATGCGGTTTTTTCTCACAAACATATATAGATGAAGCGTATGTCCATTTTATTGGTGTGAATCCAAAGTATAGAAGAAAAGGGATAGCATCAGCGCTTTACACCTATTTTTTCGATGCAGCTCGTGCAAACAATCGTCATATTGTGAAAGCTGTGACATCTCCAGTGAACAAAAAGTCAATTCAATTTCATCGTGATATCGGGTTTGAAATTGAAGTAGGAGATGGTGAAATAGAAGGGGTGTCGGTGCATAAAAATTACGATGGGAAAGGCGGGAGCAGAGTGTTGTTTACGAAGCGTGTATAG
- a CDS encoding NUDIX hydrolase encodes MDLTFKSKKMCFNYRVGAICKQNHKMLMIQNEGEDFWYVPGGRVQMLESSESAVKRELREELGVDVDVKRLLWTAENFFTYDTHQFHEISFYYEVNLLELPTKGENSFILEEDGRRYVFRWVPLEQISEYNLKPDFLKDKVNDLPIHIEHIVRNE; translated from the coding sequence ATGGATCTTACATTCAAATCAAAAAAAATGTGTTTCAACTATCGAGTCGGTGCAATATGTAAACAGAATCATAAAATGTTAATGATTCAAAATGAAGGGGAAGATTTCTGGTATGTACCGGGTGGACGCGTGCAGATGCTAGAAAGCAGTGAATCGGCAGTGAAAAGAGAGCTTAGAGAAGAACTAGGAGTAGATGTTGATGTGAAAAGACTGCTATGGACGGCTGAAAATTTCTTTACATACGATACGCATCAGTTTCATGAAATTAGTTTTTATTATGAAGTGAACTTGCTTGAGCTGCCTACAAAGGGAGAGAATTCTTTCATTCTTGAAGAGGATGGCAGAAGGTATGTATTTCGATGGGTGCCATTAGAGCAAATAAGTGAATATAACTTGAAACCAGATTTTCTAAAAGATAAAGTGAATGATTTGCCTATTCATATTGAACATATTGTTAGGAATGAATAA
- a CDS encoding TetR-like C-terminal domain-containing protein produces the protein MYAIYPALTGSKGAPYFRSRFLEFVIEELKDEVNVNEGKNQGLNKDVIIQFLGVAIIGIVESYFTNELNEPSRVVAEQVGILLERNL, from the coding sequence ATATATGCAATTTATCCCGCATTAACTGGCAGTAAAGGAGCACCTTATTTTCGTAGTCGGTTCCTTGAGTTTGTCATCGAAGAGTTAAAAGATGAAGTAAATGTAAACGAAGGAAAAAATCAAGGGTTAAATAAAGATGTCATTATTCAATTTTTAGGAGTAGCTATTATAGGAATTGTAGAATCGTATTTCACGAATGAATTAAATGAACCATCTCGTGTTGTTGCAGAACAGGTGGGAATATTGTTAGAGAGAAATTTATAA
- a CDS encoding FMN-dependent NADH-azoreductase, giving the protein MGKVLYITVNPKTAEQSYSLAVGQAFLEAYRQENANDEIIELDLYKTRLPYIDADVFSGWGKLQQGTSFESLSSEEQEKVAAINKLTDQFVEADKYVFVTPMWNFSFPALMKAYIDTICIAGKTFKYTAEGPVGLLAGKKTVHIQARGGIYSDGPAKEMEFGDRYLRAIMGFVGITDVHSIIVEGMNQMPDEAQSIKEKAIAEAKEVAKRFAE; this is encoded by the coding sequence ATGGGAAAAGTATTGTATATTACAGTGAATCCAAAAACAGCTGAGCAATCGTATAGTCTTGCGGTAGGACAAGCTTTTTTAGAAGCGTATCGCCAAGAAAATGCAAATGATGAAATTATTGAACTAGATTTGTACAAAACACGTCTCCCATATATTGATGCAGATGTATTTAGTGGGTGGGGTAAGCTACAACAAGGAACATCATTTGAAAGTTTATCATCAGAAGAACAAGAGAAGGTTGCTGCCATTAACAAATTGACGGACCAGTTTGTAGAAGCGGATAAATATGTATTTGTAACGCCGATGTGGAACTTTAGTTTTCCAGCACTAATGAAAGCTTATATTGATACAATTTGTATCGCAGGTAAAACCTTTAAATATACAGCAGAAGGTCCTGTCGGTTTGTTAGCTGGTAAAAAGACAGTACATATACAAGCACGTGGTGGAATATATTCTGATGGACCAGCAAAAGAAATGGAATTTGGTGATCGTTATCTTCGCGCAATTATGGGATTCGTTGGGATTACGGATGTTCATTCCATCATTGTAGAAGGAATGAATCAAATGCCAGATGAGGCCCAAAGTATTAAAGAAAAAGCGATTGCTGAAGCAAAAGAAGTTGCGAAGAGGTTTGCGGAATAA
- a CDS encoding MBL fold metallo-hydrolase, whose translation MEISKGVEMLDLEFHGNIIHPILLWDQEMAVLIDTGFPGQIEDLHVAMDKIGVSFDKLKVVILTHQDIDHIGSLPEILHNCGSNIKVYAHELDKPYIQGDLPLLKDGHIENPPKGKVDDTLIDGQELPYCGGIRVIHTPGHTPGHISLYLRQSKTLVAGDSMYSVNGTLGGIHVPTTLDIKAARQSLKKYLDLDIESVICYHGGLSKVNINDQIQKL comes from the coding sequence ATGGAAATTTCTAAGGGAGTAGAGATGCTGGATCTTGAATTTCATGGGAACATTATTCATCCAATCCTTTTATGGGATCAGGAAATGGCTGTTTTAATAGACACTGGCTTCCCGGGACAAATTGAAGATTTACACGTAGCAATGGATAAGATAGGAGTGTCGTTCGATAAACTAAAAGTTGTGATTTTGACGCATCAGGATATAGATCATATAGGCAGCCTTCCTGAAATATTGCATAATTGTGGAAGTAATATTAAAGTTTATGCTCACGAACTAGATAAGCCTTATATCCAGGGGGATTTACCTCTTTTGAAAGACGGGCACATAGAGAATCCACCGAAGGGAAAAGTGGATGATACCTTGATTGACGGTCAAGAACTGCCGTATTGTGGCGGTATTCGTGTCATCCATACTCCAGGGCATACTCCTGGCCATATCAGCTTATATTTGAGGCAAAGTAAAACGCTTGTTGCCGGGGATTCGATGTACAGTGTAAACGGAACATTGGGGGGAATTCATGTTCCAACCACTTTGGATATAAAGGCTGCTCGACAATCTTTGAAGAAATATTTAGACTTAGACATTGAATCCGTGATTTGTTACCATGGAGGATTAAGTAAGGTAAATATTAATGATCAGATCCAAAAATTATAA
- a CDS encoding helix-turn-helix transcriptional regulator, with the protein MAIIINIDVMLAKRKMSVTELSERVGITMANLSILKNGKAKAVRFSTLEAICKTLDCQPGDILEYKSDEDTQ; encoded by the coding sequence ATGGCAATTATTATTAATATTGATGTGATGTTAGCAAAACGAAAAATGAGCGTAACGGAGCTTTCGGAGAGGGTTGGGATTACGATGGCGAATCTTTCCATTCTAAAAAATGGGAAAGCAAAAGCGGTTCGTTTTTCAACATTAGAAGCGATATGTAAGACTTTGGATTGTCAACCAGGTGATATTTTGGAGTACAAAAGCGACGAAGACACTCAATAA
- a CDS encoding PadR family transcriptional regulator has protein sequence MDRTSLIKGHLEMFVLSILSRGKSYGYEIMKELEEHNLKLKGVGSIYPILTKLKNQEWVHTYREMTENGKVRVYYEINEKGEMYLQKKINEWLELQQDIKSLLQSGLKGDHLE, from the coding sequence ATGGACAGAACAAGTTTAATTAAAGGTCATTTAGAAATGTTTGTGCTTTCAATTTTGTCGAGGGGAAAAAGTTATGGGTATGAAATTATGAAGGAGCTAGAAGAACACAATTTAAAACTGAAAGGAGTAGGAAGTATTTACCCCATTTTAACTAAGCTCAAAAATCAAGAATGGGTTCATACTTATCGTGAAATGACAGAAAACGGTAAGGTTAGAGTTTATTATGAAATCAATGAAAAAGGTGAAATGTATCTTCAGAAAAAGATCAATGAGTGGTTGGAGTTACAACAGGATATAAAATCTCTACTGCAAAGTGGTTTGAAAGGAGACCATTTGGAATGA
- the tet gene encoding tetracycline resistance ribosomal protection protein translates to MKTINIGIVAHVDAGKTSLTERILYETNVIQEMGQVDKGSTQTDSMELEKQRGITIKASVVSFFINDLKVNIIDTPGHADFIAEVERSFGVLDGAILVISAVEGIQAQTKILIKTLQKLCIPTILFVNKIDRSGAETTKVIQQIQDMLTNQVLPLYKVKNEGTKDAYILQTKVDADVYDEYIELLATHNESLLESYVNGEVLNKDTLRNELWAQVQRANVYPIFFGSAMTGIGITELLENISVMIPQNDCNDDRNTPLSGIVFKIERESTGEKIAYVRIFSGCLHVRKYVDINRKQSDLKTLSHKEKIKKLHIFHNGNAVQSPIAGMGEFCKVWGLSDIRIGDVIGEWSDKMKDIHFAEPQMEAAIEARPKEKNHDLYQALVELSEEDPLIKVVKDHIHNEIYIQLFGEVQKEVIETILQENYKLAVSFSDTRIICIEKPIGSGDALEIMGEKDNPFYATIGFHIKPGAPNSCITYNLEVELGSLPLAFHKAIEDTVFQTLKQGLYGWKVTDIVVTLTHTGYASPVTTAGDFRKLTPLVLMDALKQAGTTVYEPVNEFELTVPTNSISTAMYKLSAIHATFTEPVLQNESFYLTGTLPMAKTENFKRGLYSFTEGEGVFIAKPCGYSKIESNFPSRKRVDYNPLNRKDYLLHVLRAY, encoded by the coding sequence ATGAAAACAATAAATATAGGGATTGTAGCGCATGTAGACGCTGGAAAGACGAGTTTGACTGAGCGTATTCTTTATGAAACTAATGTCATTCAGGAAATGGGTCAAGTAGATAAAGGAAGCACACAAACAGATTCGATGGAGTTAGAAAAACAACGCGGAATTACAATTAAAGCATCTGTCGTTTCATTTTTTATAAACGATTTAAAAGTAAATATAATTGATACACCCGGTCATGCGGATTTTATTGCCGAGGTAGAACGATCTTTTGGTGTTCTAGATGGAGCTATTTTAGTAATATCTGCAGTTGAGGGTATTCAGGCGCAAACAAAAATTTTAATAAAAACGCTGCAGAAACTATGTATTCCAACGATTTTATTTGTAAATAAAATCGACCGTAGTGGTGCTGAAACAACGAAAGTCATTCAACAAATACAGGATATGCTTACGAATCAAGTACTTCCACTATATAAAGTAAAAAATGAAGGAACAAAAGATGCGTATATTCTTCAAACTAAAGTAGATGCTGATGTATATGATGAGTATATTGAACTTCTAGCAACACATAATGAATCGTTACTTGAATCCTATGTAAATGGTGAGGTACTAAATAAAGACACTTTAAGAAATGAATTATGGGCTCAAGTTCAGCGTGCAAATGTATATCCAATCTTTTTTGGTTCAGCAATGACTGGAATAGGAATCACAGAGTTACTCGAAAACATTTCAGTAATGATTCCTCAAAATGATTGTAATGATGATAGAAATACGCCTTTATCTGGTATTGTTTTTAAAATTGAAAGAGAATCTACTGGAGAAAAAATTGCATACGTCCGAATATTCTCCGGCTGTTTACACGTAAGAAAATATGTTGATATTAACCGAAAACAAAGTGACTTAAAGACCCTTTCACACAAAGAAAAAATCAAAAAGCTTCATATATTTCATAATGGAAACGCTGTGCAATCCCCTATCGCTGGCATGGGAGAATTTTGTAAAGTATGGGGGCTTAGCGACATTAGGATCGGGGATGTGATAGGTGAATGGTCAGATAAAATGAAAGACATTCACTTTGCAGAGCCTCAAATGGAAGCTGCAATTGAAGCACGACCAAAAGAGAAGAATCATGACCTGTATCAAGCACTGGTGGAACTATCGGAAGAAGATCCCCTGATAAAAGTAGTAAAGGATCATATTCACAACGAAATCTATATTCAACTGTTTGGTGAAGTTCAAAAAGAAGTGATCGAAACAATTCTACAAGAAAACTATAAGTTAGCCGTTTCCTTTTCAGATACAAGAATTATATGTATAGAAAAACCAATTGGAAGCGGAGATGCACTAGAAATAATGGGTGAAAAGGATAACCCTTTCTATGCAACAATTGGTTTTCATATTAAACCTGGTGCACCAAATTCTTGTATCACTTATAACTTAGAAGTCGAGCTTGGCTCATTGCCTTTAGCATTTCATAAAGCGATTGAAGACACAGTATTCCAAACGTTAAAACAAGGCTTATATGGATGGAAAGTCACTGATATCGTCGTAACATTAACGCATACCGGCTATGCAAGTCCAGTAACGACAGCTGGTGATTTTAGAAAACTAACGCCTCTTGTCTTAATGGATGCTTTAAAGCAAGCGGGAACGACCGTATATGAACCAGTAAATGAATTTGAATTAACAGTACCAACAAATTCAATCAGTACTGCAATGTATAAATTATCAGCTATACATGCTACTTTTACAGAACCCGTATTGCAAAACGAGTCCTTTTATTTAACAGGAACATTGCCAATGGCCAAAACGGAGAATTTTAAGCGTGGGCTATATTCTTTCACTGAAGGCGAGGGTGTCTTTATCGCTAAACCTTGCGGATATAGTAAAATCGAATCAAATTTCCCGTCGCGAAAACGAGTAGACTATAATCCACTGAATCGAAAAGATTATTTACTGCATGTGCTTCGCGCTTATTAA
- a CDS encoding MarR family transcriptional regulator: protein MTSSCSKEAIILYKLHFLNKEVSSKFEGCTGMSQSRLELILQLYEVDEISQKALQKEVNIDNAAITRHLKQLEANGMITRRKNPDDNRITLVSLTKDGRNKIHAFQEEKERFAASALKGLSEEERDNLLNMLNRIQENVKEV, encoded by the coding sequence TTGACAAGTTCATGCTCAAAGGAAGCAATTATTTTATATAAATTACACTTTCTTAATAAAGAAGTGAGTTCAAAGTTTGAAGGTTGTACAGGTATGAGCCAATCTAGGCTTGAGCTTATACTTCAGTTATATGAAGTAGATGAAATTAGTCAAAAAGCACTTCAAAAAGAAGTGAATATTGATAACGCAGCGATTACGCGGCATTTAAAGCAACTTGAAGCAAATGGAATGATTACAAGACGTAAAAATCCAGATGATAACAGGATTACTTTAGTCTCTCTAACGAAAGATGGACGAAATAAAATTCATGCCTTTCAAGAGGAGAAAGAGCGTTTCGCAGCTTCAGCACTAAAAGGTTTAAGTGAGGAAGAGCGTGATAACCTTTTAAATATGTTAAATCGCATTCAAGAAAATGTAAAAGAAGTTTAA
- a CDS encoding DUF4003 domain-containing protein, with product MITLQQKLEQYARIYAQLKGELKWKTSDSRTGMMIAAMYAGSDKPFDLGRFLEISSYIKDQVGTFSYLKSYHRFVVAATLDIHFTHYKKAFQQFLDLYERLVAGGFSRSIFTYLAAAVLLTEDNGQHDTRIQRSMQVYKRMKEDHLFLTSTNDYPLAVLLAGQPEKVETLMDRVERLYQKLAAAGLRKGNDLQFLSHILSLNKDASEDILVAQCTNIWNLLKQEKVKVKQMHYPAVGLLALLEGGEKEVSSLRAFIEKLQGDKLFRWHTDANILIAIQLFVSQKGAESHAANTGLQTMIEVLIQAQQAAMIAAITASSAAASASSSS from the coding sequence ATGATTACATTGCAGCAGAAGCTGGAGCAATACGCACGTATATATGCACAGTTAAAAGGGGAACTAAAGTGGAAAACTAGTGATTCTCGGACAGGGATGATGATTGCCGCTATGTATGCAGGCAGCGATAAACCGTTTGATCTTGGACGTTTTTTAGAAATTAGTAGTTATATTAAGGATCAGGTAGGGACATTTTCATACTTAAAGTCTTATCATCGCTTTGTGGTTGCGGCAACATTAGATATTCACTTTACGCATTACAAAAAAGCCTTTCAGCAGTTTCTAGACTTATATGAACGTTTGGTCGCTGGCGGCTTTAGCCGGAGTATATTTACTTATCTGGCGGCAGCTGTGCTTTTAACAGAAGACAATGGACAGCATGACACACGCATTCAACGGTCGATGCAAGTATATAAACGCATGAAAGAGGATCATCTCTTTCTTACAAGTACAAATGATTATCCGCTCGCTGTTTTGCTAGCAGGACAACCAGAGAAAGTAGAGACACTTATGGATCGAGTGGAACGTCTCTATCAGAAGCTGGCGGCAGCTGGCTTGCGCAAAGGGAATGATCTTCAATTTTTAAGTCATATTCTTTCTCTAAATAAGGATGCTAGTGAAGATATTTTAGTAGCACAGTGCACAAACATATGGAACCTGCTAAAGCAAGAAAAGGTAAAAGTGAAACAGATGCATTATCCGGCTGTCGGGCTACTAGCGTTGCTTGAGGGTGGAGAGAAAGAGGTTTCTTCTCTTCGGGCATTCATTGAGAAATTGCAGGGTGATAAGCTATTCCGCTGGCATACGGATGCAAATATTCTTATTGCTATTCAACTATTCGTAAGCCAGAAAGGTGCGGAAAGTCACGCTGCCAACACAGGGTTACAAACAATGATAGAGGTTCTCATACAGGCGCAGCAGGCAGCTATGATAGCAGCAATTACGGCTTCCTCTGCAGCGGCTTCTGCCAGCAGTAGTTCATAA